From the Coregonus clupeaformis isolate EN_2021a unplaced genomic scaffold, ASM2061545v1 scaf0349, whole genome shotgun sequence genome, the window TTTGCTAGGGCAGTTGAGGCAGATTGCTAGCAGAATGGGCTCTGGTCCAAAGGGTGCAGGTCTCGGGGTCAAGCTGCTTATAGGGGCAGGAGCACTTGCCTATGGAGTCAAGGAAGCCACCTACACAGGTAAGGACAAGACATACTATTAGAGCCTGACCAATGTATCGTTTGACTGATATTAGCCTTTCACCGATATATATTTGTATCAGTCTTTATTCTACGGATAAAGCGCCGATAGAATGAACAAATACTTCTGCGAATCAAATGCTTTAATGTTCAATGGTTGCCTGAAGAGGGCACGCTATGTGAGCTGCTCATTGAATATCATTCAGCCCTAGGTTATAACGTGAGAGTATGGTGGTTTGACGGTGAGTAGCCTGCACTGCCAGAGCATTTAAATAATCAAAAGTACACTTCACCAAGCAAGCAGGGTTGTCCTTATCATGTCCTCACTTAGCTGGATAGTTAACTGGCTAGGTAACCATTGAAAAGCTAGCCAGCAGGGTGgtagttagcctagctagctagcaatcctTTGCTGCTGATGTGCTAACAGCTGTTAGCTAGTGCTGGACTGGCGCATAAGTGAACTCGTCTTTGACTTAATACAAAAATAACACTGTTACTGTCTGGGCCTATTATGTGTCGGTTTAGTTCGTTTTCCGAAATATGCAATCTACAAAAAGCAAGACAGTTGGTGCAGTTCCTTTAGTCCATGTGCTTGCATGAGATAAGGTTGTtataactagccagctagcttgctaaattaCAATGCATGTTACTAAAACCAGTGCAAGCGTTTGCCTGCATAAACATTTTTAGTCAGCTGTTGCTtcagtatatccacataatttccttactcgtgatgccatctattttgtgtagtgcaccaggccctcctgcagcaaagcacccccacagcatgatgctgtcacccctgTGTGTCACGGCAacagctcaagacatcagtcaggaagttaaagctttgtcgcaaaatggtcttccaaatggacaatgaccccaagcatacttccagagttgtggcaaaatggcttctcaatcctatagaacatttgtgggcagaactgaaaaagcgtatgcgagcaaggaggccttcaaacctgactcagttactccacctctgtcaggaggaatgggccaaaattcacccaacttattgtgggaagcttgtggaaggctacacaaaacgttcaaccaagttaaacaattttttaaaggcaatgctaccaaatactaattgagtatgtaaacttctgacccactgggaatgtgatgaaggaaataaaagctgaaataaataattctctcctaattattctgacatttcacattcttaaaataaagtggtgatcctaactgacctaagacagggaatttttaccaggattaaatgtcaagaattgtgaaaaactgagtttaaatgtatttggctaaggtgtatgtaaacttcggacttcTTCAACTGTAAAGACTGCAGCTTCCTTTTCAGTTTCGCTCCCAGAGCTTGAGGAAAGGTCTTCTCTTGTTCGCTTCGATGTATCAGATATCTTTTCCGAGCATATCAAAATGCTGATCAATAAATCAACAAATGTTGCATAAACGAGTTCTCTAATCAAACCAAATTGCACAGAATAatttcaaactaaaacgtatcgttcctgtatcggagcccatgtatctagatacgtattgcatcgtcttgaaagggaaagatgcatATCTTTTAGTATTTAGATACATGGGCTACGATACAGGAACAATACGTTTTAGTTTGAAAATATTTGGTTTGATTAGAAAACAAATCGATGTACTAACATTTGTTGcgtaaacacattcattttccattctaaatttaaaatctgctgctgatggagttcatgagctggatctgtctgagctgacttctctgtttgtgtgtgtaaatgaTGTATGTACTAAATTATACAGGCACCTGAGCTGAGCCATAAAGAAGACTAGGGAtgtaccaccccactatcagattagagagGGCAGTGTAGCATATGTTTTGGGGgttctgaaatcaccatcacccatTAATTCAACTTGTAATTATTGCAGATGTAAAtgtttgagctagtaatgtatcCATATTTATCGTTTACAACTtagctatgacatagccaatgTGGTAAATATTCAACTTTGGATTTTACCACTTGGAAGTTTAAGAAGTGATCTCCTCTCGCTTAGGCCATGCAAAATTGATTGGTGTCCTCGTTAAGAAATGACTTACTTTACCCTGTCTAAAAatgaccatatacactgattgtttaaagcaaaactaTTGCAGATGGTGAATCTGAACAATCCAAATAAAATCTATTGTAAGCCCCGTTCAGCAGGTATAGCCAGTTGAGAGTTGTTTCCCGGTAGCTTACTTTTTATTCCCGGTGAAACACCATTTTCAACTGAACATAGAGAACCATAACCTAGAAAATTACAtaggttgtcactcaactaaaTAAAACCTAATCACGCAAGCCGCTttagcatttgaatgctgaaggtgctGCACAGATGTGCAAGATCAGGAACAGGCTGCCTACCTCGCGTTGGTCAGCGCGCGAAGCTGGGCATAGTGCGCGAAGCTGGGCATAGTGCGCGAAGCTGGGCATAGTGCGCGAAGCTGGGCATTGCCTGGGGTTGTTCGTcatgcaaaatgacttgtagGTCAATACAGTTACATGCAGTTTGACACTGAAGGAGAGAGGACGCATTAGTGCTCACAAAAGATGAGGTATTTTCGGAAGGTAgaatgtaatgtaatataataataataataataatatgccatttagcagacgcttttatccgaaagcgacttagtcatgcgtgcatacatttttacgtatgggtggtcccagggatcgaacccactaccctggcgttacaagcgccatgccctaccaattgagccccccccccccacaaaaaataGTGAACTGGTgattttgtaatgtttttaaatacattttctgaCTAAAGCATGCTACATTTTGATCGGTTTGGGGTCCGGGGACCGACGCACTTgcatcttaaacatttgaatcggAGACTGAAGCGTATCGGTGAATCATTAcatcccatatatatatatatatatttatttaatcaTCATTTGTATGGGGAATGGTGGCCATTGGTGtgacttaccccaaggcaaacattttgactatattagcccacacagctacaaggatgcactttcatgctacaTGAAAACATTAattattttagcagacgctcttatccagagcgacttacagtggtgAGTGAATACATTTACGTACTGGTCCTccatgggaatcgaatccacaaccctggcttttAGGACCTCCATAttgtagcttatagagaccccaacagATGTACAAAACATCTTgaaatgatctactttggtttagatacaagcatcatgaaatcTAAAACACATTAATTTGACTttgtgaaaatctgttttttggacCGAACTTGCTTagcactttttccatgtggtttcttccttcagactcatgaaatgatgacctcttcctaaatatttggtcacatgatacattttgtgtatggtttcatAGAAACAAGGGTTGGCTCAACTTACCACCCTCTTCCCTATCACAGAGTTTTGTGCCTATACTTACAACGTGATCGCTGTAAGACCAAGTTTAGCCTCGCACTTCAATGCTCAAAGTTGTTGTGGAAATCAACCGTATATTGCTATTTATGTCATGCATTGCTGACTCTACCTTTTTAAATGGTAATGGACAACCTTTAGCTGGGATAACATTGTAAATTAAAGGAGAATTGGGGGAGGGTGACCTTACTGCTTGACAGACTAGAGACAACACTGCGCTACAAGGACCCAAGGGCTCTTTCTCAATCTTAACTCGATTCCTCTCTCCTTTACTCACCACCTTCTCAAATACATTGGAGGAAAGGTTCAAAAGTAGAGTTATTGGATGTTCTCCAATGCGACTTAAAGAGAGAGGACGCGAGTAGAGGAAAGGCATTGAGAAAGAGCAGTGTTGTCTCTTGCTTGTCAAACAGTACGGACCCCTCCCGCAATTCAACCTTCATTCACACGGCTATCCCGGGGAGTTGTCAGACATTTTCTATTAACACTATTGCATCAGTGGGGGACTAGTTGCGCGTATGTCTTTACATCCTCATTACCCCTGGATCACATGTTTGAATCGTCATTGATAGACTGTATTGCAACTGGTTTTAAATGAGTTGTTCCTTTTCTCCTCAGTGGAAGGTGGTCAGAGGGCCATAATCTTCAACAGGATTGGTGGGATGCAGATGGACACGGTACTCGCTGAGGGGCTCCACTTTAGGTAGGTGTCCTTCATTATCGCTGACCTCTCACATTTGACCTCTTTGACTGGCAGTGCAGAGTttggtcgtgttcattaggctcataatggaagaaaactgactgaaataGGGAAGGACTACCTGCacatgtccaataagaaactcatGTTCGTTTTCCTTTGCAAAACGTTTTAATGTTTTCtgttgtgtgccctaatgaacacgaacGACCCTGAACTGTTTTCACAGCGGGGGATGAGGGTGATCCATGTCTTTGGTGGACTGTTTAAACAAGGCTATCCTAATTCTACATTCTCGTTAACAGGATGCCATGGTTCCAGTACCCTGTCATCTATGACATAAGGGCGAGACCAAGAAAGATATCATCCCTAACCGGAAGCAAAGGTGATTTGATGCTACACTTTTTTTGTGTCTGCAGtggacagttttttttttttcagaacaTTTAATCCTGGTCAAAATGATCCTGTGTCTTGGGATCAAATAAAACCTTATCTTGTTTGTAGCATATGAGATTCTATTCAGTTTTGTTAGATGGAACACATCTAGGAACAAACTGTACCTTTTTAAAACAGTCCTTTTTGTGATTTGATTAAGGACTTAACAACAGCACTTCATTCAGTGGCCTGGGCCATTCTAAACTGTATATTTGTAGAGAATGACATCCACTAAAACTAGATCCACATCTACTGAATTGTAACGAGGTCCATTATTCCTGCTGTTGTTATTGCAACACATTGATTCCTTGGCAGGAtggatttaatttatttattttgttattgCTGTGGTGTCAGTACAGAATGTATTCAAAACATTGTCTTGCCTCCTGGGTGCAGTGAGGCAAGTGGAAGAAATATTGGATAAAGAACATTCATTATTTTCATAGAGAAGGAAAGACTGGCAAACAGTGAGTGGAGGCTATGTTAAAGGCCCACTGTGATATTTACAACCAttttagcctagtggttaagagcgttggagcatttaccaaaaggttgctggtttgaatcccgagccggCAAGATGgaaaaatctgctgttctgccctagagcaaggcagttaaccccaaaAAACTGCTCCCCGGATGCGAATGACATGgacgttgattaaggcagccccccgtaCCTCTCTGATTcaaaggggttgggttaaatgtggaagacacctTTCCACTATTGCGTCTAGAAAATCACCTAAAATGGCACTGACTCTCCTCCCCATTATTGTCTCTGTCCCGGTACAGACCTGCAGATGGTGAACATCGCCCTGCGTGTGCTGTCCCGTCCTGTGGCCTCCAACCTACCTGCCATGTACCAGCAGCTGGGCAAGGACTACGATGAGAAGGTGCTGCCCTCCATTGTCAATGAGGTGCTGAAGAGTGTGGTGGCCAAGTTCAACGCCTCGCAGCTCATCACACAGAGAGCTCAGGtatacaggaaggggtggttTTGGGAATGCTGTTTCTCTTAAAGTGATAAAGTGCTATGGTAAAGTTGTAGTAGAGCTAGGTAGTTGCTCTATTAAACTTTTGCACTACCGGTATGCACTTTATCACCATTCATTTTGTTAAATAAATGAGTCTGAAGAAGTTTTCTGCATTATGCAAAACTGTACACAACATTTGTCCTGGCTCCATGCACTTGCAGCATACTGAATGTACTTTAACGAATTGAGCTCAGTAATGGCCTTCTCACTTGGAACAGGTTTTTATAGTTTCTTTTCCAATCGAAATGTGTTTTAGAATGATGGACCAATGGAACTAAAAGGGTTCTTCTGTCATTAGGTGTCCCTGATGATTCGGCGGGAGCTCTTTGAACGGGCCAAGGACTTCAACATCATCCTGGATGACGTGGCCATCACCGAGCTGAGCTTCAGCAGGGAGTACACAGCCGCCGTGGAAGCCAAGCAAGTCGGTGAGGAGGCCCACGCTCATACCCTCGCTATTCCGTATATAGTAGACTACTTTTTTTTACCAGAACCCTATAGGATttaaaatctttcaaatactaaAAACTACATTCTGGTATTTGAAAAACTAAACTGGGTCCCCATTGTTTTGGtatacagctgagggatgggactggggaaatgtaaccactcaaaatCATAGACTGCACTCTAGATCAGGGGTTCCCCAAATATTTTTGCTTCGTGACCCACCAATTGAAGTGTCTTTTGAGTCACGACCCACCATAATTGTTGAGCGGTgaaaaaacatacagtggggaaagaataAGTAAAAAATATTATCTTGGCAGCAGAGAAAAAAATGCTGTTTCAAAGCTAATCTCCTGCAATTCCACACATCCTGCCATGGAGCTGAAAGAAAATGTTGCCATTTtaaagccaatttcctgcaattctatacattttgccgtGGAGCTTGATCTTTTTTGCAGTTAAGCTAATTTCCTACAATTGTACGCATTTtgacatggctaatgctgtgttcttatGCTCAAACATtcaaacaaaatcaatgggggcctgattgtctagcttttattttgttgATTGTAAATTCTCAAAGGCTAATATTGAAAATTATTTAGGTCCATCAGACTGGcggcaggataaagtgactaagggggcagttgAAATCGGCGAGGGGGCACATTTTTTGGGGCTTTGTTGAAATTGAATGATACAGTGTTCAGATTGTTCTACCttgactttccacattttgttgttacaaagtagGATTACAATTATTTAATtgtgattattttattttttacgatctacacaaaatattctgtaatgtcaaagtggaagaaaaattctaacataaaaaataaaaacaatacatCTTGATtaggtaagtattcaaccccctgagtcaatacatgttagaatgacctttggcagcgattacagctgtgagtctttctggataagtctctaagagctttgcacacctggattgtacaaaatGTGCACATTATTATTAGATGAAATTctacaagctctgtcaagttggttgttgatcattgctccctcccctcagactgaccatcagatgcaggccatcagtccagtaaaataagaACAGCAAATTATTATGCTCTCTGTGCTTCACAAGtaataaaacaaattatctattaccagtgtgatcatatacctacaattttgaaatataatttcaaaatggtctgagaagaacaacgtTGGCAGGGCaagtgtatgaaaatgtatgcactcactaactgtaagtcgctctggataagagcgtctgctaaatgaataaaataaaaattttaaaatagccaatatgcagtgataatgtattgggcctgtAGCCTACTGCgtaaacctcattgctacagaactgtttttaataggttaatgttgcataggcttatatatatttatgttttttaaagTCATCAAAAAAAATTAATCTGAGCAGTAGATCTCTGCTTGCTTTTAGACACAAAGTGATCTTGGTGACCCAAACGCAGTAAACTGAAGGTGAATGGAGATCCAAATAACCAAAACGGCCTACTACAGTGCCTCCTGCCGCTCATGAGTTCAGCAACCCGTTGTGATATGGCACAATACACTTCTGCGAATCAAGTTCGACCCATATAAAAAATTTAGCAATGCCAGCCTACCATAAACACGTTTCCAATACGTACAGGTCCATTTACAACCACAAAAACCAATAGTCTACCAAGAAAACCTTTAATATTTAGAATGTATCTATTTCTATGATTAAACATACTGATATGTACCTATACACAGTGTCGTCATTTGGGTCTTGCATTGGGATTATATAGAACTCTGCTTATATCAatcacgctataccacaataaacatacgTTCAAATGCTTTTGACCAAGAAGTGACCGGTTGGCGTGAAATCTCTGCTGCGCtctatcagcaccatggacagcgcccTACATCCAAAAGCAAGATTTTGATAAAACAACCAGCTAGATTGTTTCTTACCTTTTCAGAGGAGCCACATttacgtgtccttaaaaacagcctataactaatttcaaaaacactattccttgtTTGGATCtgtagcatatgcaaaactttatagcttaatgttttattggtttttactttccAAAAACAattcattacaggaatcatgaggataatgtaCTTCACTGTTTGACCAAATAATGGTAAAAGCCTCCTAAAAAATAGGATGTTTTTAGTGAGGTGAATGAATCTGCAGCCCGCACCGATGCaaccaataaaataaaataaagtgctCCCACAGCCAGGTGTCAAAGGGTCGCAAAGATGCGACTAAAGGGTCGCAGTCTGGAGTCCTGCCCTGTAGGCTTTTCACTATAGGCGTACTCTAACTTTCGTTTTACTACAATGATAAATACCTCCCTTTGCAAACAGTAgtagcctaggccaaggctcctctctcgcgttctctctcctcagcagcagggCAGCCCCGGACAGTTTGGCCGGCTACAATTGTATTTATCggctttttaatttattttatcgGCCAAAAGCCAGCAAataccggctaacggaaaccctgcatCCCAGTGGCTTTCTAtagcccccctacacacaccgCGACACgctctgtccattgtgctgacaccGAGCAGCGACGATACATATTTTGCGGCAACCTCAATC encodes:
- the LOC121534895 gene encoding prohibitin-2 isoform X3, whose protein sequence is MANKEPGGLLGQLRQIASRMGSGPKGAGLGVKLLIGAGALAYGVKEATYTVEGGQRAIIFNRIGGMQMDTVLAEGLHFRMPWFQYPVIYDIRARPRKISSLTGSKDLQMVNIALRVLSRPVASNLPAMYQQLGKDYDEKVLPSIVNEVLKSVVAKFNASQLITQRAQVSLMIRRELFERAKDFNIILDDVAITELSFSREYTAAVEAKQVAQQEAQRAFFYVEKALQDQRQKIIQAEGEAEAAKMLGEAVTKNPGYLKLRKIRAAQNIAKTVATSQNKVYLSADNLVLNLQDNTSNSFSNLSLPR